In the Xiamenia xianingshaonis genome, one interval contains:
- a CDS encoding ATP synthase F0 subunit B — translation MDETGVLGLLEELSILLEDSKPVFGKNTMRQVDVAAAFEILDEIRDTFPSEFSQARQIVRERQCLLDDAEAEANRMIEDARSQAMTIASEQEIVRISQQQADQVLVEARELERQTRAGAEDYADEVFGHVEKSLDTLLNNVRRCRDRLNANSLASGR, via the coding sequence ATGGACGAAACAGGGGTGTTGGGGCTGCTCGAAGAGCTCTCCATCCTTTTAGAGGACTCCAAGCCTGTCTTTGGCAAGAACACGATGAGACAGGTCGACGTGGCTGCGGCTTTCGAAATTCTCGACGAGATTCGCGACACGTTCCCCAGCGAATTCTCTCAGGCGCGGCAGATCGTGCGCGAGCGGCAGTGCCTGCTTGACGATGCCGAAGCCGAAGCGAACCGCATGATCGAAGACGCCCGCAGCCAGGCGATGACCATTGCGAGCGAGCAGGAGATCGTGCGCATCTCCCAGCAGCAGGCCGACCAGGTGCTCGTTGAAGCCCGCGAGCTGGAGCGCCAGACGCGTGCCGGCGCGGAAGACTACGCCGACGAGGTGTTCGGACATGTGGAGAAGAGCCTCGACACGCTGCTGAACAACGTGCGCCGCTGCCGCGACCGCCTGAACGCGAACTCCTTGGCCTCGGGCCGCTAG
- a CDS encoding YceD family protein: MGKLTLTVPYALLTPAATESYEGTYDLPVFKAGPDLYEFKEPLAWTAVLTNTGDAILVTGTVEGEASTACARCLSPVALPVTGDIEGYYLLGGEDEAPEDLDEDEFEVLPADKVIDLESLIRAALLVEMPLVPLCRDDCAGLCPRCGHDLNDGPCDCKPEPPEDLDANNPFAALKNLKFDE; encoded by the coding sequence ATGGGCAAGCTCACCCTCACGGTGCCGTATGCGTTGCTGACGCCGGCGGCGACTGAGTCCTACGAAGGAACCTATGACCTGCCGGTGTTCAAGGCCGGCCCCGATTTGTACGAGTTCAAAGAGCCGCTTGCGTGGACGGCGGTGCTCACGAACACTGGTGACGCCATTCTGGTCACCGGCACGGTCGAGGGCGAGGCGTCTACGGCCTGCGCCCGATGCTTGAGTCCGGTGGCGCTGCCGGTCACGGGTGACATAGAAGGCTACTATCTGCTCGGCGGCGAAGACGAGGCGCCGGAAGACCTTGACGAGGACGAGTTCGAGGTGCTGCCCGCCGACAAGGTCATCGACCTGGAATCGCTCATCCGTGCGGCGCTGCTCGTGGAAATGCCGCTGGTGCCGTTGTGCCGGGACGACTGCGCGGGCCTGTGCCCTCGCTGCGGTCACGACCTCAACGACGGCCCGTGCGACTGCAAGCCCGAGCCGCCGGAAGATCTGGACGCGAACAACCCGTTCGCGGCTTTGAAGAACCTCAAGTTCGACGAATGA
- the rpmF gene encoding 50S ribosomal protein L32: protein MAVPKQRKGRARVHSRRSQHDKISAPARSVCPQCGEAKLPHRVCPNCGFYKNREVIEVD from the coding sequence ATGGCAGTACCTAAGCAAAGGAAGGGCCGCGCCCGCGTCCACTCTCGTCGCAGCCAGCATGACAAGATCAGCGCTCCCGCGCGTTCCGTGTGCCCCCAGTGCGGCGAGGCAAAGCTTCCCCATCGCGTGTGCCCCAATTGCGGCTTCTACAAGAACCGCGAGGTCATCGAGGTCGACTAG
- the plsX gene encoding phosphate acyltransferase PlsX — translation MTDPKQPTRTLHVAVDAMGGDHAPGVVLEGVEAALAANPALSVALVGDADVVEPFAASHARCQAVVSTEVIGMDEHPAEAVRRKKDSSVVVGCRLVKEGRAEGFFSAGSTGACLAAGTLVIGRVKGVLRPALVTVVPSPVRPIVLGDIGANADCKPEYLVQFAVMESIYANKVLGIARPRAALLNIGAESTKGSQFAQAAYRLMEEGLDNFAGNAEGGDILTATYDVVVTDGFTGNVCLKTIEGTAKVLLGAVKGVMGKSTLTKLGALPLVGPLKGLKAQISPDTYGGAPLLGLKGALLVGHGSSNAQAICSGVLATAKLVEEGVTETIADALSASEKR, via the coding sequence ATGACCGATCCAAAACAGCCAACCCGCACGCTGCACGTCGCAGTCGACGCCATGGGCGGCGACCATGCGCCCGGCGTCGTGCTCGAAGGCGTCGAGGCTGCGCTTGCGGCGAATCCGGCGCTGTCGGTTGCGCTCGTCGGCGACGCAGACGTTGTCGAGCCGTTCGCCGCGTCCCACGCGCGCTGCCAAGCCGTCGTGTCCACCGAGGTCATCGGCATGGACGAGCATCCGGCTGAAGCGGTGCGCCGCAAAAAGGACTCGTCGGTGGTCGTCGGCTGTCGGCTGGTGAAGGAAGGCCGGGCCGAGGGGTTCTTCTCGGCGGGGTCGACCGGCGCCTGCCTGGCTGCCGGCACGCTCGTGATCGGGCGCGTTAAAGGCGTGTTGCGCCCTGCGCTCGTCACGGTGGTGCCGTCTCCGGTGCGCCCGATCGTGCTCGGCGACATCGGTGCCAATGCCGACTGCAAGCCCGAATACCTCGTGCAGTTCGCCGTCATGGAAAGCATCTACGCGAACAAGGTTTTGGGGATCGCGCGTCCCCGCGCGGCTTTGCTCAACATCGGCGCGGAGTCGACGAAAGGCTCGCAGTTCGCACAGGCCGCTTATCGCCTGATGGAGGAAGGGCTCGACAACTTCGCGGGCAACGCCGAAGGCGGCGACATCTTGACGGCGACCTACGACGTGGTGGTGACCGACGGCTTCACGGGCAACGTGTGCCTGAAGACCATTGAGGGCACGGCCAAGGTGCTGCTCGGCGCCGTCAAGGGCGTCATGGGAAAAAGCACGCTCACAAAGCTGGGCGCCCTGCCGCTGGTCGGCCCGCTCAAAGGCTTGAAAGCGCAGATCAGCCCCGACACGTATGGCGGAGCGCCGCTTTTGGGCCTCAAAGGCGCCCTGCTGGTCGGCCACGGCTCGTCGAACGCCCAGGCGATTTGCAGCGGGGTGCTGGCGACGGCCAAACTCGTCGAAGAGGGCGTCACGGAAACGATTGCCGACGCGCTGAGCGCGTCCGAGAAACGATAA
- the rnc gene encoding ribonuclease III encodes MEDAEHNENALAAGASRSVGEHGSRLSDLEQPASLTEEQQRKLADAQAILGYTFTHQQLLLSAITHPSATEGRSVKYSYERLEFLGDSILGAIVSTIAFDRFTELDEGGLTRIKVALVSGSSLSSVAEKLGFADVIVFGSSETGTGKRGLHSALENVYEAVVAALYLDGGLDVAIDFVESTLVPRMSISMAREPENPKSALQEKLQEDGITPTYKLVETQGPPHDRTFVAQVFAGSQGLARGTGRTKKEAESQAAKSTLARLGEFFGLGMDKQAKAEKAEAAKLAKAEKAEAAKLAKAEKAAAKAEMKARKKSEQDRLWPLK; translated from the coding sequence ATGGAAGATGCCGAGCATAACGAAAACGCCCTGGCTGCCGGCGCGTCTCGGTCGGTGGGGGAGCACGGCTCTCGCCTCAGCGACCTGGAGCAGCCGGCCTCGCTGACCGAAGAGCAGCAGCGCAAGCTGGCCGACGCGCAAGCCATTTTGGGCTACACGTTCACGCACCAACAGCTGCTGCTGTCCGCCATCACGCACCCGTCGGCCACGGAAGGCAGGTCGGTCAAGTACTCCTACGAGCGCCTGGAATTCCTCGGCGACAGCATCTTGGGCGCCATCGTGTCCACGATCGCCTTCGACCGCTTTACCGAGCTGGACGAAGGCGGCCTTACGCGCATCAAGGTGGCCCTCGTCAGCGGTTCCAGCCTCTCGTCGGTCGCCGAAAAGCTCGGGTTCGCCGACGTCATCGTGTTCGGCTCGTCGGAAACGGGCACCGGCAAGCGCGGGCTTCACTCGGCGCTCGAAAACGTCTACGAGGCCGTCGTGGCGGCGCTCTACCTCGACGGCGGCCTGGACGTGGCCATCGACTTCGTCGAAAGCACGCTCGTTCCGCGCATGTCCATCTCCATGGCCCGCGAGCCGGAAAACCCCAAGAGCGCCCTGCAGGAAAAGCTGCAGGAAGACGGCATCACGCCCACGTACAAGCTTGTGGAAACCCAAGGCCCGCCGCATGACCGTACGTTCGTGGCGCAGGTGTTCGCCGGCTCGCAGGGGCTGGCCCGCGGCACCGGCCGCACGAAGAAGGAGGCCGAAAGCCAGGCGGCGAAAAGCACGCTGGCGCGTTTGGGCGAGTTCTTCGGGCTGGGCATGGACAAGCAGGCCAAGGCGGAGAAAGCCGAGGCCGCCAAGCTCGCCAAGGCGGAAAAGGCCGAAGCTGCCAAGCTCGCGAAAGCCGAAAAGGCCGCCGCGAAAGCCGAAATGAAGGCGCGGAAAAAAAGCGAGCAAGATCGACTCTGGCCGCTCAAGTAG
- the smc gene encoding chromosome segregation protein SMC has product MYLKSLVLKGFKSFADRSVLPFEPGLNAVVGPNGSGKSNISDAVLWVLGERNAKHLRGQAMEDVIFAGSTARKAVGVAEVDLVLDNTDGTLPVDFSEVVLTRRLYRTGESEYLINGAVSRRLDVLDILHDSGLGTGTHSIISQGSLDSILQSRPEDRRALVEEAAGVLKHKQRKAKSERKLASMDAHLDRVRDVVGEIERTLKPLERKAKKARSYAELSARLAEATLALAVDDLRRLQKQWDAGQARERALAEEQEQRRCAVAAAEKAVEELQETARLQTADAHELARQHRSALAAVERFDGVALVLRERRRAAREAQEAQLLAQERNRGQLDAARRDLAEAEAALSGLTAEREAADAAVRDLERRRDEGTEQRQALERAMRDAERARGAAEARREQIRRDLAKTQERLAEGIAHAKLVESRGSELEERLEQTTADMAAAAEALERAERSLAELVESEGKARSDVAEATRKRDAARRLVDDLQGGITALEAEARGLEELERASSADSPARLWLLDNLTSCDTACHVLSHHVQAPPALEPLVEALLSRDVLALVLADEEKVASVAALASARDEAGLVTLISARAAAGAPPRAADVVLPEGAFWLVDRLQVDADAGDAVKALLGDVVVCPTLESCLAARSLGAGLRFATEAGCVAWPSGKVCVGAAADAGDDGVLARSRKLQEVRAQADRQRRELEAAREALRQAEEGLRAAQGASLKLVEALATLRGATEAARSDARAVEGRLAAVKQEYSQLEARRAEAQQAVDEARPTVESLEGELEAAVAQAGDARRRFEESNAAIVPVRKELAQVRDALSDAKLKAATLGERETYNERMAQTRRNDLERIAAADRRARRDVLEKRVVERRIVPIAALVEELSASARRWTRELEERATSAESSSASLYNAIDEARANAKGAHDAFDETSNRLSEVRVEKGRLEIQVNATVEAIVEGCSTPLDHALELPELEDRASVQEEAASLERRLKAMGSISPDAVEEYEAVRQRYDYLAAQVADMQSARASLSKIVRVIDRRMKEDFERTYAQVNENFKEIFAELFPGGFAELSLVDPDDMDNTGIEVVAQPRGKRIAKMSLMSGGEKSLTALALLFAVYRCRTTPFYLLDEVEAALDDSNLRRLIAYLNKLRDTTQLIMITHQRRTMESADVLFGVSMQNDGVTRVVSQRLDKALAYAQ; this is encoded by the coding sequence ATGTATCTGAAGTCCCTCGTCCTGAAAGGTTTCAAGTCCTTCGCCGACCGCAGCGTGCTGCCGTTCGAGCCGGGCTTGAACGCGGTCGTCGGTCCGAACGGCTCGGGCAAGTCGAACATCTCCGATGCGGTTTTATGGGTGCTCGGCGAGCGCAACGCGAAGCATCTGCGCGGCCAGGCTATGGAAGACGTCATCTTCGCCGGCTCGACGGCGCGCAAGGCCGTCGGCGTGGCCGAGGTCGACCTCGTGCTCGACAACACCGACGGCACGCTGCCGGTCGACTTTTCGGAAGTGGTTCTGACGCGGCGGCTCTACCGCACGGGCGAAAGCGAATACCTCATCAACGGCGCCGTGTCGCGGCGGCTGGACGTGCTCGACATCCTGCACGACTCCGGCCTGGGCACGGGCACGCACTCCATCATCTCGCAGGGCTCCCTCGACTCCATTCTGCAGTCGCGGCCCGAAGACCGGCGGGCGCTGGTGGAAGAGGCCGCCGGCGTGCTGAAGCACAAGCAGCGCAAAGCGAAGAGCGAACGGAAGCTGGCCTCGATGGATGCGCACCTCGACCGCGTGCGCGACGTGGTCGGCGAGATCGAGCGCACGCTCAAGCCGCTTGAGCGGAAGGCGAAAAAGGCGCGGTCCTACGCCGAGCTGTCGGCGCGGCTGGCCGAAGCGACGCTGGCGCTTGCCGTCGACGATCTGCGGCGGCTGCAGAAGCAGTGGGACGCCGGACAGGCCCGAGAGCGCGCGCTTGCCGAAGAGCAAGAGCAGCGCCGATGCGCCGTGGCGGCGGCGGAAAAGGCGGTCGAAGAGCTGCAGGAGACCGCGCGGTTGCAGACGGCGGACGCCCACGAGCTGGCCCGCCAGCATCGCAGCGCACTTGCCGCCGTAGAGCGCTTCGACGGCGTGGCGCTCGTGCTGCGGGAGCGGCGCCGAGCGGCGCGGGAAGCGCAGGAGGCGCAGCTTCTGGCCCAGGAACGCAATCGCGGGCAGCTGGACGCGGCGCGGCGTGACCTGGCGGAGGCCGAGGCGGCGCTTTCGGGGCTCACCGCCGAACGCGAGGCTGCCGACGCGGCGGTGCGCGACCTTGAACGGCGTCGCGACGAGGGCACCGAGCAGCGGCAGGCGTTGGAGCGGGCCATGCGCGACGCCGAGCGCGCCCGGGGCGCCGCCGAGGCGCGGCGCGAGCAAATCCGGCGCGACCTGGCGAAAACCCAGGAACGCCTGGCCGAGGGCATCGCGCACGCGAAGCTCGTGGAAAGCCGTGGCTCCGAGCTGGAAGAGCGCCTGGAGCAGACGACGGCCGACATGGCGGCCGCGGCTGAAGCTCTTGAGCGGGCCGAGCGGTCGCTGGCCGAGCTGGTGGAATCGGAGGGCAAGGCGCGATCCGACGTGGCCGAAGCGACGCGCAAGCGCGACGCGGCCCGTCGTCTCGTCGACGACCTGCAGGGCGGCATTACGGCGCTTGAAGCCGAGGCCCGCGGCCTTGAAGAGCTGGAACGCGCCTCGTCGGCCGACTCGCCGGCGCGGCTGTGGCTGCTGGACAATCTGACGTCGTGCGACACGGCCTGTCACGTGCTGTCGCATCATGTGCAGGCGCCGCCTGCGCTGGAGCCGCTTGTAGAAGCGCTGCTTTCCCGCGACGTGCTCGCGCTCGTGCTGGCCGACGAGGAAAAGGTCGCCTCGGTGGCGGCGCTCGCGTCGGCTCGCGACGAGGCGGGGCTGGTGACGCTCATTTCTGCCCGCGCCGCAGCAGGGGCGCCGCCTCGCGCCGCCGACGTGGTGCTGCCGGAGGGCGCCTTTTGGCTCGTGGACCGGCTGCAGGTCGACGCCGATGCCGGCGACGCGGTGAAAGCCCTGCTCGGGGACGTGGTCGTGTGCCCGACGCTCGAGTCGTGCCTGGCGGCGCGAAGCCTTGGCGCCGGCCTTCGCTTTGCCACGGAGGCAGGCTGCGTGGCGTGGCCGTCGGGCAAGGTCTGCGTGGGCGCGGCGGCGGATGCGGGTGATGACGGCGTGCTTGCCCGCTCGCGCAAGCTGCAGGAGGTGCGTGCGCAGGCCGACCGCCAGAGGCGCGAGCTGGAAGCAGCGCGGGAAGCGCTGCGCCAGGCCGAGGAAGGCCTGCGGGCGGCGCAGGGCGCAAGCTTGAAGCTGGTGGAAGCGCTTGCGACGCTGCGGGGCGCCACCGAAGCGGCTCGCAGCGACGCGCGAGCGGTCGAAGGGCGCTTGGCCGCGGTGAAGCAGGAATACAGCCAGCTGGAAGCACGCCGCGCCGAGGCGCAGCAGGCCGTTGACGAGGCCCGCCCGACGGTGGAATCGCTCGAAGGCGAGCTGGAGGCGGCTGTGGCGCAGGCCGGAGACGCGCGCCGGCGCTTCGAGGAATCCAACGCCGCCATCGTTCCCGTGCGCAAAGAGCTGGCCCAAGTGCGTGATGCCTTGTCCGACGCCAAGCTCAAAGCCGCCACCCTTGGCGAGCGCGAGACGTACAACGAGCGCATGGCGCAGACGCGCCGCAACGATTTGGAGCGCATCGCCGCAGCCGACCGCCGCGCTCGTCGCGACGTGCTGGAAAAGCGCGTCGTCGAGCGGCGCATTGTACCGATCGCCGCGCTTGTCGAAGAGCTGTCCGCCAGCGCCCGCCGCTGGACGCGCGAGCTGGAAGAACGGGCGACTTCGGCCGAAAGCTCGTCGGCGTCGCTGTACAACGCCATCGACGAGGCGCGGGCGAATGCGAAGGGGGCGCATGACGCCTTCGACGAGACGAGCAACCGCCTCTCTGAGGTGCGCGTCGAAAAGGGGCGCCTGGAAATCCAGGTGAACGCGACGGTCGAGGCCATCGTCGAAGGCTGCTCGACGCCGCTTGACCACGCGCTCGAGCTGCCCGAGCTTGAGGACCGCGCCAGCGTGCAGGAAGAGGCCGCCTCTTTGGAGCGGCGCCTCAAGGCGATGGGCTCCATCAGTCCCGACGCCGTGGAAGAATACGAGGCCGTGCGGCAGCGCTATGACTACCTGGCGGCCCAAGTGGCCGATATGCAAAGCGCCCGCGCCTCGCTCTCGAAGATCGTGCGCGTCATCGACCGTCGCATGAAAGAGGATTTCGAGCGCACGTATGCCCAGGTGAACGAGAATTTCAAGGAGATCTTCGCCGAGCTGTTCCCGGGCGGGTTCGCCGAGCTTTCGCTCGTGGATCCTGACGACATGGACAACACCGGCATCGAAGTGGTGGCCCAGCCTCGCGGCAAGCGGATCGCCAAGATGTCGCTCATGTCGGGCGGCGAGAAGTCGCTCACGGCCCTGGCGCTCCTGTTCGCGGTCTATCGCTGCCGCACGACGCCGTTTTACCTGCTCGACGAGGTGGAGGCGGCGCTTGACGACTCGAACCTGCGCCGGCTTATCGCGTATCTGAACAAGCTGCGCGACACCACGCAGCTCATCATGATCACGCATCAGCGGCGCACGATGGAAAGCGCTGACGTGCTGTTCGGCGTGTCCATGCAAAACGACGGCGTCACGCGCGTGGTGAGCCAACGGCTCGACAAGGCGCTGGCCTACGCGCAGTAG
- the ftsY gene encoding signal recognition particle-docking protein FtsY has translation MGFFDRISEGLRSSRDKFKESMNVLLDRGPDLDEGFWEELEETLILSDVGGPAALDIVERLRDQATRRALPDAYAVLDLLNDEISATFTPGGDEILGGEPAVVLFVGINGTGKTTTVGKIAKEQTDCGRAVILGSADTFRAAAIEQLEVWARRADVEMVTRERGSDPASVCFDTLERAEADGCDLVLIDTAGRLHTSADLMRELEKVVNVVRKRSTLPVYTVLVIDATTGQNGLQQAQEFNRALDLDALIVTKLDGSAKGGIALAVSHELGLPIIKVGVGEGIDDLRDFDAHDFASALIGDFDERYDDEDAYEGENVKEAAITAGERRRDVIEGARANVERAAAQAQAQVQVIAAEDVADAEVEASAAGTVDAEGAGAAAQAGESAEVAEVAPAGEPAAEAAGTWPDAEEAVDEALGPDQEPLEGVAPDEEQRIEDAPEAESEADAAQEADQEADAQKAADEQKPPKKKHFWERWF, from the coding sequence ATGGGCTTTTTCGACCGCATCAGCGAAGGGCTTCGCAGCTCGCGCGACAAGTTCAAGGAATCGATGAACGTCCTGCTCGACCGCGGGCCGGACTTGGACGAAGGCTTTTGGGAAGAGCTGGAAGAGACGCTCATCTTGTCGGACGTCGGCGGGCCCGCCGCGCTCGACATCGTGGAGCGGCTGCGCGACCAGGCGACGCGCCGGGCGCTGCCGGACGCCTATGCGGTGCTCGATTTGCTCAATGACGAGATTTCCGCCACGTTCACGCCTGGCGGCGACGAGATCCTTGGCGGCGAGCCTGCCGTGGTGCTGTTCGTGGGCATCAACGGCACGGGCAAGACCACGACGGTTGGCAAAATCGCCAAAGAACAGACCGACTGTGGCCGGGCCGTCATTCTCGGGTCGGCGGACACGTTTCGCGCGGCGGCCATCGAGCAGCTGGAAGTGTGGGCGCGCCGCGCCGACGTGGAAATGGTCACGCGCGAACGCGGGTCCGATCCGGCGAGCGTGTGCTTCGACACGCTGGAACGCGCCGAGGCAGACGGGTGCGACCTGGTGCTCATCGACACGGCGGGGCGTCTGCACACGTCGGCCGACTTGATGCGCGAGCTTGAAAAGGTTGTGAACGTGGTGCGTAAGCGCTCGACGCTTCCGGTGTACACGGTGCTCGTGATCGACGCGACCACCGGGCAGAACGGGCTTCAGCAGGCCCAGGAGTTCAACCGGGCGCTTGATTTGGACGCGCTCATCGTGACGAAGCTCGACGGTTCGGCGAAGGGCGGCATCGCGCTGGCCGTGTCGCACGAGCTGGGACTTCCGATCATCAAAGTGGGCGTGGGCGAGGGTATCGACGACCTGCGCGACTTCGACGCCCACGACTTCGCGAGCGCCTTGATCGGGGACTTCGACGAGCGCTACGACGACGAGGACGCCTACGAGGGCGAGAACGTGAAGGAAGCGGCCATCACGGCGGGCGAGCGCCGTCGCGACGTCATCGAGGGCGCCCGTGCGAACGTCGAGCGGGCGGCGGCCCAAGCGCAGGCCCAGGTGCAGGTCATCGCGGCAGAGGATGTGGCAGACGCAGAAGTCGAAGCGTCGGCGGCGGGTACCGTCGACGCGGAGGGTGCAGGCGCGGCAGCGCAAGCCGGCGAGTCGGCCGAGGTCGCCGAAGTGGCGCCTGCGGGCGAGCCGGCCGCGGAAGCGGCGGGGACCTGGCCGGACGCGGAAGAAGCGGTCGACGAGGCGCTTGGCCCGGATCAGGAGCCCTTGGAAGGTGTGGCGCCTGACGAAGAGCAGCGCATTGAGGACGCGCCCGAGGCCGAAAGCGAAGCCGACGCAGCGCAAGAGGCTGATCAGGAGGCAGATGCGCAAAAGGCTGCCGACGAGCAAAAGCCGCCCAAGAAGAAGCACTTCTGGGAGCGCTGGTTTTAA
- a CDS encoding MBL fold metallo-hydrolase, which produces MAMANDVLRLHVLASGSAGNAAVIEDVRTGRCIAIDCGICKRDFLGRCAEAGVDPRAIEAVFVTHDHTDHTKGLGVTLRGLGKLGCTPPVYALDEVLLFSSELRRLAETTDQRRLSWDDPVSAAGMEVVAFPTSHDAAASCGFRVECSGKALGYLTDSGVVTPEAHDALRSVHTLALESNHDVDMLANGPYPFYLKQRVGSQTGHLSNDQACDELAKLLTEDGAGRLEAVVAMHVSRNNNTYRLPREGFERAAASAGHDVSVSVAFQDRLVSTG; this is translated from the coding sequence ATGGCGATGGCGAACGATGTTTTGAGGCTGCATGTACTGGCGAGCGGGAGTGCGGGCAATGCAGCCGTGATCGAGGACGTGCGCACGGGACGCTGCATCGCCATCGACTGTGGCATCTGCAAGCGCGACTTTCTGGGCCGCTGCGCCGAGGCCGGCGTCGACCCGCGCGCCATCGAGGCCGTCTTCGTCACGCACGACCACACCGACCATACCAAAGGCCTCGGCGTGACGCTGCGCGGGCTTGGCAAGCTGGGATGCACGCCGCCCGTGTACGCGCTCGATGAGGTGCTGCTGTTCTCGTCGGAGCTGCGCCGACTCGCCGAGACGACCGACCAGCGCCGGCTTTCCTGGGACGATCCCGTGTCGGCGGCCGGCATGGAAGTCGTCGCGTTTCCGACCAGCCACGATGCGGCGGCATCGTGCGGCTTTCGCGTCGAATGCTCGGGCAAGGCGCTCGGCTACCTGACCGATTCGGGCGTCGTGACGCCTGAGGCCCATGATGCGCTGCGCAGCGTGCACACGCTGGCGCTGGAGTCGAACCACGACGTCGACATGCTTGCGAACGGCCCGTACCCCTTCTACCTCAAACAGCGGGTCGGGTCGCAGACCGGGCACCTGTCGAACGACCAGGCCTGCGACGAACTTGCGAAGCTGCTGACGGAAGACGGGGCCGGACGGCTTGAAGCCGTCGTCGCCATGCACGTGTCGCGAAACAACAACACCTACCGCCTGCCGCGCGAAGGCTTCGAACGCGCTGCGGCTTCGGCCGGCCACGACGTCAGCGTGTCGGTCGCCTTCCAAGACCGGCTCGTCAGCACGGGGTAG
- a CDS encoding Fic family protein has translation MTADGLDRFPYVAAAAHESVAARRHYWAVAIGLQDVDGLEVSPYLRDTAQGHIDGAYTIEQAGELVRAHHAAGHDDASREADLVSQRIAELLSRSPFCLAPGMLSTIHRHLFQDLDAAVYHPGEFKRERMMKQEDVLNGDSVLYADPLAYDMALAGAFSAEQAKFYRTLSGDELADFCHTIAFLWQVHPFYEGNTRTVAVFSELYLNHLGFSVTNEPFQKHARYFRDALVRAMYRNADAGVFPNESYLVSFYENVLGQASHPLVREDLLCAALFENPHLLRNVDPQEALDKRRW, from the coding sequence ATGACGGCTGATGGGCTTGACAGATTCCCCTATGTTGCGGCTGCTGCGCATGAATCGGTTGCGGCACGGCGGCACTATTGGGCTGTGGCCATCGGCCTGCAAGACGTTGACGGCTTGGAAGTTTCACCATACTTGCGGGATACGGCGCAGGGCCACATCGACGGCGCGTACACCATAGAGCAAGCGGGCGAGCTCGTCCGCGCCCACCATGCGGCGGGCCATGACGACGCGTCGCGCGAAGCCGACCTGGTCAGCCAGCGCATTGCCGAGCTGCTTTCGCGCTCGCCGTTCTGCCTTGCTCCAGGCATGCTGTCGACCATCCACCGCCATCTGTTCCAGGACCTGGACGCTGCCGTCTACCATCCGGGCGAATTCAAGCGCGAGCGGATGATGAAGCAGGAAGACGTGTTGAACGGCGACAGCGTGTTGTATGCCGATCCGCTGGCGTACGACATGGCGCTGGCCGGGGCGTTTTCTGCTGAGCAGGCGAAGTTCTATCGCACGCTCTCCGGCGACGAACTGGCCGATTTCTGCCACACGATCGCGTTCTTGTGGCAGGTTCATCCCTTTTACGAAGGCAATACGCGCACGGTGGCGGTGTTTTCCGAGCTGTACCTCAACCATCTGGGCTTCAGCGTGACGAACGAGCCGTTTCAGAAGCATGCGCGCTACTTTCGGGACGCGCTCGTGCGGGCGATGTACCGCAACGCGGACGCCGGCGTCTTTCCTAATGAGAGTTATTTGGTATCATTTTACGAAAACGTGCTGGGGCAGGCTTCCCATCCGCTCGTGCGCGAAGACCTGCTCTGTGCGGCGCTGTTCGAAAACCCGCATCTGCTGAGAAACGTCGATCCGCAAGAAGCCCTCGACAAACGGCGCTGGTGA
- a CDS encoding cysteine hydrolase family protein, producing MPYVPVAQDTPWQQATDIDVARTAVLVVDILGGEEGVVPGLEAMAQNAARIVAAAHEAGVPVVCSCDAHISGLDREIELWGEHGIAGTEAAKPLASLGVREGDFIVPKRRYDGFFQTDLDLTLRELGVDTLVVCGCDTNICVQHTLAGAYFRTYKTVVAADACGTFLIGTQEAGLDYFTRCYDSRVVDTDTVLAYLQRSGR from the coding sequence ATGCCCTACGTACCGGTTGCGCAAGACACGCCCTGGCAGCAGGCGACCGACATCGACGTGGCCCGCACGGCGGTGCTCGTCGTCGACATTTTGGGCGGGGAGGAAGGCGTTGTCCCTGGTCTTGAGGCTATGGCGCAGAACGCGGCCCGCATCGTGGCGGCGGCGCATGAGGCGGGCGTGCCGGTCGTGTGCTCGTGTGACGCGCATATTTCCGGGCTCGACCGGGAAATCGAGCTGTGGGGCGAGCACGGCATCGCGGGCACGGAAGCCGCAAAGCCGCTTGCCAGCCTGGGCGTCCGCGAAGGCGACTTCATCGTTCCCAAGCGCCGCTACGACGGGTTTTTCCAGACCGACCTCGATCTGACGCTGCGCGAGCTGGGCGTCGACACGCTTGTCGTGTGCGGCTGCGACACGAACATCTGCGTGCAGCACACGTTGGCCGGCGCGTATTTCCGCACGTACAAGACGGTCGTCGCGGCCGATGCGTGCGGCACGTTCCTCATCGGCACGCAGGAGGCGGGGCTCGACTACTTCACGCGCTGCTACGACAGCCGCGTCGTCGACACCGACACGGTGCTCGCATACCTGCAGCGCAGCGGCAGGTAG